The proteins below are encoded in one region of Brassica napus cultivar Da-Ae chromosome A6, Da-Ae, whole genome shotgun sequence:
- the LOC125610312 gene encoding uncharacterized protein LOC125610312 isoform X1, producing the protein MAVATSLASLLEKLKVEDPYLTPRNWESLHSENGRFPPTRASVSNSTSSSSSVCESSLVRLALNALQGVESSLISIEKLSSLLCSDPADRTTHTIPSLWHRLSSTNALGQILRNIGCFGSLVFLLHKFVDYFTSVRFDVETAVQGQGSYKVGKNEEASNKSRYTLVNQAFAIAVRKVLEGYISGLDTLCASIELRRASNIVDGSENGSSWRGCLTNVVHPKITLLEVFLHTRDLRTQIEALASICGLYDVSLSYCGSPWECLITEATVRFHGFYRGSDLLTYLYSQLKVADPAHSAMLKFLFLKACEPYCEFIRSWIFKAELNDPHKEFIMDCASESTSFSWNKPGISPLKKVREQEVGLLPCFLDGFLVPILRAGQQLQVITKLLELCNPACGHRTFADLLPCWTYYSSTSLVDPSPITFSKLHIEVMIQKRKDYYRRLQEKLGDPSKKFELFLGQVPGAISLPISCRDGEIIERSSVYFTLDESLLIPSTVTMDLTRDQNGSDSDDQKTENRWFSEIDVSCSSECSSTRDSSEESDVGLLDSQSTLMGPSQNYLSALRFSVASDRNCNQNLVQHSETGFIDNNLVRKAEKADTHRQWMDTEPEESAEECEDEKSGGPLSIKSWPLGGLPRNPFCVDKYAEDNREYPRSDSGAKMEQRHLMNTDDSTLLLNNIPMGGSYSKQERNHDMLKNSSSTKLWKDTKVSYPYEVLSMNPVLRCDFLDKHGNINRRDQGKLLPLFDFSVVDNPSKTCVARIPVGFPVDFHVESHNSLTARKSLSHANQECEIHRFDDEDPKVSSSHLSSGLQGCVEEKKSNAVGGSRWEGMLLKSNKPETSAFSDRRENTSGSFELPLDFVIDKCLLQEILLQYNFVSKLAIKLLEEGFGLQEHLLALRRYHFMELADWADVFVVSLWHHKGLVTEADKKIAEIQGFLESSLQRSSCERDICKDRLFLYKRQGSMHLPPSTIGVRSFDFLGLGYRVDWPISMILTCDALKAYADVFSFLVQLKLAAYVLTDVWCSLKDIRHTMHENKEGIAKQELRWLKMLMKLRHQINHFVSTLQQYVHSELSHVSWAKLLHSLKHKVKDIMDLESVHMAYLSEALRICFLSDETRVISNTIENILQCALDFRSCLAGGIQNTARVPNDSWTKTLGINTSQVIVVKQKFEKELKNLHLCHLKSPEHERSGLSRFRECLNFNLFYSDIIHDSNIFTLVP; encoded by the exons ATGGCGGTGGCGACGAGCCTCGCTTCGCTTCTGGAGAAGCTCAAAGTGGAGGATCCGTATCTTACACCGCGAAATTGGGAATCCTTACATTCCGAGAACGGCCGATTTCCTCCAACTCGTGCTTCCGTTTCCAATTCtacttcgtcttcttcctctgtctGT GAATCAAGCTTGGTTAGGTTGGCGTTGAATGCTCTGCAAGGTGTCGAGTCGTCTCTTATTAGCATAGAGAAGCTCTCTTCTCTGTTATGCTCTGACCCAGCTGACAGGACCACCCACACAATTCCCAGCTTGTGGCATCGGTTGTCAAGCACTAATGCGTTGGGACAGATTCTTAGAAACATAGGCTGCTTTGGTTCTTTGGTTtttcttctccataagtttgtaGACTATTTCACAAGCGTGAGGTTCGATGTGGAAACAGCTGTTCAGGGACAGGGGAGCTATAAAGTGGGTAAAAATGAAGAAGCCAGTAATAAGAGCCGCTATACTCTTGTTAATCAGGCTTTTGCTATTGCTGTGAGAAAGGTCCTAGAAGGCTATATATCTGGACTGGATACATTGTGCGCATCAATAGAACTGAGGCGTGCTTCGAACATTGTTGATGGGTCTGAAAATGGTTCCTCTTGGCGTGGCTGCCTTACGAATGTTGTTCATCCAAAGATAACATTACTGGAAGTTTTTCTTCATACTAGAGACTTACGAACACAGATTGAAGCTCTTGCGAGCATATGTGGTTTGTATGATGTTTCCCTATCTTATTGTGGCTCTCCTTGGGAATGTTTGATTACTGAAGCAACCGTGCGATTTCATGGGTTCTACAGAGGAAGCGACCTGCTTACTTACTTGTATTCACAACTTAAG GTTGCTGATCCTGCTCACAGTGCTATGCTTAAATTTTTGTTCCTAAAAGCTTGTGAGCCATATTGCGAGTTTATAAGATCTTGGATATTTAAAGCCGAACTTAACGATCCTCATAAGGAGTTCATTATGGATTGCGCCAGTGAATCGACATCATTTTCTTGGAATAAGCCTGGCATCTCCCCACTGAAGAAGGTCAGG GAGCAAGAAGTAGGGCTTCTTCCATGTTTCTTGGATGGCTTCTTGGTACCTATACTAAGGGCCGGTCAACAGCTCCAAGTAATTACAAAACTTCTTGAACTGTGTAATCCTGCATGTGGACACAGAACTTTCGCAGATCTTCTTCCCTGTTGGACATATTATTCCTCTACTAGTCTAGTGGACCCATCTCCAATAACTTTCAGTAAATTGCATATAGAAGTGATGATACAGAAAAGAAAGGATTACTACAGAAGATTGCAAGAAAAACTTGGTGATCCTTCAAAAAAGTTTGAACTGTTCCTTGGACAG gttCCTGGAGCAATATCTTTGCCAATATCCTGTCGTGACGGAGAAATAATTGAGAGAAGTTCCGTTTATTTCACACTTGATGAGAGTTTACTAATTCCTTCAACAGTGACAATGGACTTGACCAG GGACCAGAATGGTTCAGATTCAGATGACCAGAAAACAGAAAACAGATGGTTTTCAGAGATAGATGTGTCATGCTCATCTGAATGTTCATCGACAAGGGACTCTTCAGAAGAATCCGATGTTGGACTCCTTGATTCACAAAGTACGTTGATGGGACCTTCACAAAATTATTTATCAGCTCTACGTTTCTCTGTTGCCTCCGATAGAAATTGTAATCAGAATTTGGTTCAGCATAGTGAAACGGGTTTTATAGACAATAATTTGGTGAGGAAGGCTGAGAAGGCAGATACTCATCGTCAGTGGATGGACACTGAGCCAGAAGAGTCAGCTGAAGAATGTGAGGATGAGAAATCTGGTGGGCCTCTTTCTATTAAGTCATGGCCCCTTGGTGGACTACCTAGGAATCCATTTTGTGTTGATAAGTACGCGGAAGATAACAGAGAATATCCACGAAGTGATTCAGGAGCTAAGATGGAACAAAGACACTTAATGAACACTGATGATAGCAcactattattaaataatattccCATGGGCGGTAGTTATTCGAAGCAGGAGAGAAACCATGATATGCTGAAAAACAGTTCCTCAACAAAATTGTGGAAAGACACAAAGGTAAGCTACCCTTACGAGGTGCTCAGCATGAACCCTGTTCTGAGATGTGATTTCTTGGACAAGCATGGAAACATAAACAGGAGGGACCAGGGGAAATTATTGCCTTTGTTTGATTTCTCTGTGGTGGATAACCCTTCCAAAACATGTGTTGCCAGGATACCTGTAGGATTCCCTGTTGATTTTCACGTGGAATCCCACAATTCTCTGACTGCTAGAAAGAGTCTTTCCCATGCCAACCAAGAATGTGAGATACATAGGTTTGATGATGAAGACCCTAAAGTTTCTAGCAGTCATTTATCTTCGGGTTTGCAAGGTTgtgttgaagaaaaaaaatcaaatgcaGTTGGTGGAAGTAGATGGGAGGGTATGCTTCTCAAATCAAATAAACCCGAAACGAGTGCATTTAGTGATCGCAGAGAGAACACCTCTGGCTCATTTGAACTGCCACTTGATTTTGTTATAGACAAGTGTCTACTGCAGGAAATACTTCTTCA ATATAACTTTGTCAGTAAGCTAGCTATCAAGTTGCTCGAAGAAGGATTTGGCTTGCAAGAACATCTCCTAGCTCTACGCAGATATCACTTTATGGAACTAGCAGACTGGGCTGATGTATTTGTTGTGTCCCTATGGCATCAT AAAGGGCTTGTTACGGAGGCAGATAAGAAAATAGCAGAAATCCAAGGGTTTTTAGAATCTTCACTTCAGAGATCATCATGTGAACGAGACATTTGTAAGGACAGGTTGTTTTTGTACAAAAGACAAGGCTCAATGCATCTTCCTCCATCAACCATTG GAGTGCGTTCTTTTGATTTCCTAGGGTTGGGGTATCGAGTTGACTGGCCAATCAGTATGATTTTAACATGTGATGCGCTGAAAGCATATGCTGATGTATTTAGCTTTCTTGTTCAATTGAAACTAGCAGCCTATGTATTAACTGACGTCTGGTGTTCACTGAAG GATATACGACATACGATGCATGAAAATAAAGAGGGGATAGCGAAGCAAGAACTCCGGTGGTTAAAGATGTTGATGAAACTAag GCATCAGATCAACCATTTTGTATCAACACTACAGCAATATGTACATTCGGAATTGTCTCACGTATCATGGGCCAAGTTACTTCATTCCCTGAAGCATAAG gtcAAGGATATAATGGATCTTGAGTCTGTGCATATGGCTTATCTAAGTGAAGCTCTGCGCAT ATGTTTTCTATCTGATGAAACCCGAGTCATATCAAACACCATAGAGAACATCTTACAATGCGCACTGGACTTCCGGTCTTGTCTTGCTGGAGGCATTCAAAATACAGCTCGAGTTCCAAATGATTCATGGACGAAAACGCTAGGCATAAACACATCTCag GTGATAGTGGTGAAGCAGAAGTTTGAGAAAGAGTTGAAGAATCTGCATTTGTGTCACCTGAAATCACCAGAACACGAGAGGTCTGGCCTCTCTCGCTTCAGGGAATGCCTCAATTTCAACCTCTTTTATTCAGATATCATTCATGATTCCAACATCTTCACTCTTGTTCCTTAG
- the LOC125610312 gene encoding uncharacterized protein LOC125610312 isoform X2, producing MAVATSLASLLEKLKVEDPYLTPRNWESLHSENGRFPPTRASVSNSTSSSSSVCESSLVRLALNALQGVESSLISIEKLSSLLCSDPADRTTHTIPSLWHRLSSTNALGQILRNIGCFGSLVFLLHKFVDYFTSVRFDVETAVQGQGSYKVGKNEEASNKSRYTLVNQAFAIAVRKVLEGYISGLDTLCASIELRRASNIVDGSENGSSWRGCLTNVVHPKITLLEVFLHTRDLRTQIEALASICGLYDVSLSYCGSPWECLITEATVRFHGFYRGSDLLTYLYSQLKVADPAHSAMLKFLFLKACEPYCEFIRSWIFKAELNDPHKEFIMDCASESTSFSWNKPGISPLKKEQEVGLLPCFLDGFLVPILRAGQQLQVITKLLELCNPACGHRTFADLLPCWTYYSSTSLVDPSPITFSKLHIEVMIQKRKDYYRRLQEKLGDPSKKFELFLGQVPGAISLPISCRDGEIIERSSVYFTLDESLLIPSTVTMDLTRDQNGSDSDDQKTENRWFSEIDVSCSSECSSTRDSSEESDVGLLDSQSTLMGPSQNYLSALRFSVASDRNCNQNLVQHSETGFIDNNLVRKAEKADTHRQWMDTEPEESAEECEDEKSGGPLSIKSWPLGGLPRNPFCVDKYAEDNREYPRSDSGAKMEQRHLMNTDDSTLLLNNIPMGGSYSKQERNHDMLKNSSSTKLWKDTKVSYPYEVLSMNPVLRCDFLDKHGNINRRDQGKLLPLFDFSVVDNPSKTCVARIPVGFPVDFHVESHNSLTARKSLSHANQECEIHRFDDEDPKVSSSHLSSGLQGCVEEKKSNAVGGSRWEGMLLKSNKPETSAFSDRRENTSGSFELPLDFVIDKCLLQEILLQYNFVSKLAIKLLEEGFGLQEHLLALRRYHFMELADWADVFVVSLWHHKGLVTEADKKIAEIQGFLESSLQRSSCERDICKDRLFLYKRQGSMHLPPSTIGVRSFDFLGLGYRVDWPISMILTCDALKAYADVFSFLVQLKLAAYVLTDVWCSLKDIRHTMHENKEGIAKQELRWLKMLMKLRHQINHFVSTLQQYVHSELSHVSWAKLLHSLKHKVKDIMDLESVHMAYLSEALRICFLSDETRVISNTIENILQCALDFRSCLAGGIQNTARVPNDSWTKTLGINTSQVIVVKQKFEKELKNLHLCHLKSPEHERSGLSRFRECLNFNLFYSDIIHDSNIFTLVP from the exons ATGGCGGTGGCGACGAGCCTCGCTTCGCTTCTGGAGAAGCTCAAAGTGGAGGATCCGTATCTTACACCGCGAAATTGGGAATCCTTACATTCCGAGAACGGCCGATTTCCTCCAACTCGTGCTTCCGTTTCCAATTCtacttcgtcttcttcctctgtctGT GAATCAAGCTTGGTTAGGTTGGCGTTGAATGCTCTGCAAGGTGTCGAGTCGTCTCTTATTAGCATAGAGAAGCTCTCTTCTCTGTTATGCTCTGACCCAGCTGACAGGACCACCCACACAATTCCCAGCTTGTGGCATCGGTTGTCAAGCACTAATGCGTTGGGACAGATTCTTAGAAACATAGGCTGCTTTGGTTCTTTGGTTtttcttctccataagtttgtaGACTATTTCACAAGCGTGAGGTTCGATGTGGAAACAGCTGTTCAGGGACAGGGGAGCTATAAAGTGGGTAAAAATGAAGAAGCCAGTAATAAGAGCCGCTATACTCTTGTTAATCAGGCTTTTGCTATTGCTGTGAGAAAGGTCCTAGAAGGCTATATATCTGGACTGGATACATTGTGCGCATCAATAGAACTGAGGCGTGCTTCGAACATTGTTGATGGGTCTGAAAATGGTTCCTCTTGGCGTGGCTGCCTTACGAATGTTGTTCATCCAAAGATAACATTACTGGAAGTTTTTCTTCATACTAGAGACTTACGAACACAGATTGAAGCTCTTGCGAGCATATGTGGTTTGTATGATGTTTCCCTATCTTATTGTGGCTCTCCTTGGGAATGTTTGATTACTGAAGCAACCGTGCGATTTCATGGGTTCTACAGAGGAAGCGACCTGCTTACTTACTTGTATTCACAACTTAAG GTTGCTGATCCTGCTCACAGTGCTATGCTTAAATTTTTGTTCCTAAAAGCTTGTGAGCCATATTGCGAGTTTATAAGATCTTGGATATTTAAAGCCGAACTTAACGATCCTCATAAGGAGTTCATTATGGATTGCGCCAGTGAATCGACATCATTTTCTTGGAATAAGCCTGGCATCTCCCCACTGAAGAAG GAGCAAGAAGTAGGGCTTCTTCCATGTTTCTTGGATGGCTTCTTGGTACCTATACTAAGGGCCGGTCAACAGCTCCAAGTAATTACAAAACTTCTTGAACTGTGTAATCCTGCATGTGGACACAGAACTTTCGCAGATCTTCTTCCCTGTTGGACATATTATTCCTCTACTAGTCTAGTGGACCCATCTCCAATAACTTTCAGTAAATTGCATATAGAAGTGATGATACAGAAAAGAAAGGATTACTACAGAAGATTGCAAGAAAAACTTGGTGATCCTTCAAAAAAGTTTGAACTGTTCCTTGGACAG gttCCTGGAGCAATATCTTTGCCAATATCCTGTCGTGACGGAGAAATAATTGAGAGAAGTTCCGTTTATTTCACACTTGATGAGAGTTTACTAATTCCTTCAACAGTGACAATGGACTTGACCAG GGACCAGAATGGTTCAGATTCAGATGACCAGAAAACAGAAAACAGATGGTTTTCAGAGATAGATGTGTCATGCTCATCTGAATGTTCATCGACAAGGGACTCTTCAGAAGAATCCGATGTTGGACTCCTTGATTCACAAAGTACGTTGATGGGACCTTCACAAAATTATTTATCAGCTCTACGTTTCTCTGTTGCCTCCGATAGAAATTGTAATCAGAATTTGGTTCAGCATAGTGAAACGGGTTTTATAGACAATAATTTGGTGAGGAAGGCTGAGAAGGCAGATACTCATCGTCAGTGGATGGACACTGAGCCAGAAGAGTCAGCTGAAGAATGTGAGGATGAGAAATCTGGTGGGCCTCTTTCTATTAAGTCATGGCCCCTTGGTGGACTACCTAGGAATCCATTTTGTGTTGATAAGTACGCGGAAGATAACAGAGAATATCCACGAAGTGATTCAGGAGCTAAGATGGAACAAAGACACTTAATGAACACTGATGATAGCAcactattattaaataatattccCATGGGCGGTAGTTATTCGAAGCAGGAGAGAAACCATGATATGCTGAAAAACAGTTCCTCAACAAAATTGTGGAAAGACACAAAGGTAAGCTACCCTTACGAGGTGCTCAGCATGAACCCTGTTCTGAGATGTGATTTCTTGGACAAGCATGGAAACATAAACAGGAGGGACCAGGGGAAATTATTGCCTTTGTTTGATTTCTCTGTGGTGGATAACCCTTCCAAAACATGTGTTGCCAGGATACCTGTAGGATTCCCTGTTGATTTTCACGTGGAATCCCACAATTCTCTGACTGCTAGAAAGAGTCTTTCCCATGCCAACCAAGAATGTGAGATACATAGGTTTGATGATGAAGACCCTAAAGTTTCTAGCAGTCATTTATCTTCGGGTTTGCAAGGTTgtgttgaagaaaaaaaatcaaatgcaGTTGGTGGAAGTAGATGGGAGGGTATGCTTCTCAAATCAAATAAACCCGAAACGAGTGCATTTAGTGATCGCAGAGAGAACACCTCTGGCTCATTTGAACTGCCACTTGATTTTGTTATAGACAAGTGTCTACTGCAGGAAATACTTCTTCA ATATAACTTTGTCAGTAAGCTAGCTATCAAGTTGCTCGAAGAAGGATTTGGCTTGCAAGAACATCTCCTAGCTCTACGCAGATATCACTTTATGGAACTAGCAGACTGGGCTGATGTATTTGTTGTGTCCCTATGGCATCAT AAAGGGCTTGTTACGGAGGCAGATAAGAAAATAGCAGAAATCCAAGGGTTTTTAGAATCTTCACTTCAGAGATCATCATGTGAACGAGACATTTGTAAGGACAGGTTGTTTTTGTACAAAAGACAAGGCTCAATGCATCTTCCTCCATCAACCATTG GAGTGCGTTCTTTTGATTTCCTAGGGTTGGGGTATCGAGTTGACTGGCCAATCAGTATGATTTTAACATGTGATGCGCTGAAAGCATATGCTGATGTATTTAGCTTTCTTGTTCAATTGAAACTAGCAGCCTATGTATTAACTGACGTCTGGTGTTCACTGAAG GATATACGACATACGATGCATGAAAATAAAGAGGGGATAGCGAAGCAAGAACTCCGGTGGTTAAAGATGTTGATGAAACTAag GCATCAGATCAACCATTTTGTATCAACACTACAGCAATATGTACATTCGGAATTGTCTCACGTATCATGGGCCAAGTTACTTCATTCCCTGAAGCATAAG gtcAAGGATATAATGGATCTTGAGTCTGTGCATATGGCTTATCTAAGTGAAGCTCTGCGCAT ATGTTTTCTATCTGATGAAACCCGAGTCATATCAAACACCATAGAGAACATCTTACAATGCGCACTGGACTTCCGGTCTTGTCTTGCTGGAGGCATTCAAAATACAGCTCGAGTTCCAAATGATTCATGGACGAAAACGCTAGGCATAAACACATCTCag GTGATAGTGGTGAAGCAGAAGTTTGAGAAAGAGTTGAAGAATCTGCATTTGTGTCACCTGAAATCACCAGAACACGAGAGGTCTGGCCTCTCTCGCTTCAGGGAATGCCTCAATTTCAACCTCTTTTATTCAGATATCATTCATGATTCCAACATCTTCACTCTTGTTCCTTAG
- the LOC106347601 gene encoding galactose mutarotase, whose translation MANKQLSLHVVTVLVLLLSCFVNYSVSKQIKTYKLTRGKLSVTFTNYGAVMISLLLPDRHGKQDDVVLGFDTVDAYKNDTTYFGAIVGRVANRIGGAKFELNGQLYKTDPNEGHNTLHGGTKGFGDVIWSVENYVPTSHITFIYHSFDGEEGFPGNVTVKVTYMLIGENKLALKMEAKPLNKPTPINLALHTYWNLHGHNSGDILSHKIQLLAKKITPVDEELIPTGEITSIKGTPYDFLEPREIGSRIQELPGGYDINYVIDGIVGKHLRKTAVVSEKVTGRKMELWTNQPGVQFYTSNLLTSVVGKGNAVYKKYAGLCLETQGFPDSVNHKNFPSQIVNPGESYLHVMLFRFTAH comes from the exons ATGGCGAACAAGCAATTGTCTTTGCACGTTGTGACTgtattggtgttgttgttgtcatGTTTTGTTAACTACAGTGTCTCTAAACAGATCAAAACCTATAAGCTCACCAGAGGAAAGTTGTCTGTTACATTCACTAACTATGGTGCTGTTAtgatctctcttcttctcccaGACAGacatg GAAAGCAAGATGATGTTGTTCTTGGATTTGATACTGTTGATGCTTACAAG aatGATACAACTTATTTTGGGGCAATTGTGGGAAGAGTGGCTAATAGAATTGGAGGTGCTAAGTTCGAATTAAATGGTCAATTGTACAAGACCGATCCCAACGAAGGCCATAACACCCTTCATG GTGGTACAAAGGGATTCGGCGATGTGATTTGGTCAGTCGAAAACTACGTTCCCACAAGTCACATCACTTTCATATACCACAGTTTCGACGGTGAAGAGG GTTTCCCCGGGAATGTGACGGTGAAAGTGACGTACATGTTGATCGGAGAAAACAAACTAGCTTTGAAAATGGAAGCAAAGCCACTCAACAAACCCACACCGATCAACTTAGCCCTCCACACATACTGGAACCTCCACGGCCACAACTCCGGCGACATCCTCTCCCACAAAATCCAGCTTCTCGCCAAAAAAATAACTCCGGTCGACGAAGAACTCATCCCCACCGGCGAAATCACCTCAATCAAAGGAACTCCTTACGACTTCCTCGAGCCCCGCGAGATCGGAAGCCGGATCCAAGAATTACCCGGCGGGTACGACATCAACTACGTCATCGACGGGATTGTGGGGAAGCATCTTAGGAAAACCGCTGTCGTGTCGGAGAAAGTGACCGGGAGGAAGATGGAGCTGTGGACGAACCAGCCAGGTGTTCAGTTCTACACGAGTAATCTGCTGACAAGTGTTGTCGGGAAAGGGAACGCGGTTTATAAGAAGTACGCAGGGTTGTGTCTGGAAACGCAAGGGTTCCCCGATTCCGTGAACCACAAGAATTTCCCGTCGCAGATTGTGAACCCTGGAGAGAGCTACTTGCATGTTATGCTCTTTAGGTTCACTGCTCATTGA
- the LOC125610311 gene encoding vacuolar protein sorting-associated protein 29-like, with protein sequence MVLVLALGDLHVPHRAADLPPKFKSMLVPGKIQHIICTGNLCIKEIHDYLKTICPDLHIARGEFDEDARYPETKILTIGQFKLGLCHGHQVIPWGDLDSLAMLQRQLDVDILVTGHTHQFTAYKHEGGVVINPGSATGAYSSINQDVNPSFVLMDIDGLRVVVYVYELIDGEVKVDKIDFKKTSTSNSAP encoded by the exons ATGGTGCTGGTTCTGGCATTGGGGGATCTCCATGTACCCCATAGAGCGGCTGATCTGCCTCCAAAGTTCAAATCGATGCTTGTTCCTGGCAAGATTCAACACATCATCTGCACTGGCAATCTCTGCATCAAA GAAATCCATGACTACTTGAAGACTATATGCCCTGATTTGCATATAGCTCGTGGGGAGTTTGACGAAGATGCACGCTACCCTGAGACCAAAATCTTGACCATCGGCCAGTTCAAGCTTGGACTCTGCCACGGCCACCAG GTGATCCCATGGGGTGATCTAGACTCGCTTGCCATGCTTCAGAGACAACTCGACGTGGACATACTTGTAACAGGCCACACCCACCAGTTCACAGCCTACAAACACGAGGGAGGAGTCGTCATTAACCCTGGCTCTGCTACCGGAGCGTATAGTAGCATAAACCAAGATGTTAACCCGAGCTTTGTTCTTATGGATATCGATGGTCTTCGAGTTGTGGTCTATGTCTATGAGCTCATCGACGGAGAGGTTAAAGTCGACAAGATCGATTTCAAGAAGACCTCCACTTCCAACTCTGCTCCTTAG